The genomic stretch GTGAAATTCTCGCACGAAGCGCCCGGCACCGTCACCCGCAGGTGGGGGCCTCCGGCGGGGGTGGCGCGCACCGGGGGTCAACGGCGCCGCGCCCCGCTCACGGTGGAGGCGGGGCGCGGCGCACGGGGGCACGGGGTTCAGGCGAGCAGTTCGCCGTCCTGGAAGAACAGGGCCAGTTCGCGCGCGGCGCTCTCGGTGCTGTCGCTGCCGTGCGTGACGTTCTCGCCGGTGGTGGTGGCGAAGTCGGCGCGGATGCTGCCGGGGGCGGCGTTGGCGGGGTTGGTCGCCCCCATCATGGCGCGCCAGCCCGCGATGGCGTTCTCGCCTTCCAGGGCGATGGCGACGACGGGCCCGCCGGTGATGAAGTCCACGAGTTCGCCGAAGAAGGGGCGCTCCTTGTGCTCGCCGTAGTGCGCTTCGGCGGTCTCGCGGGCGATGACCATCTGCTTGAGGCCCACGACGCGGTAGCCCTTGCGCTGGATGCGGGCGAGGATCTCGGGGGTCAGGCCGCGGCGGACGCCGTCGGGTTTGATCATGGCAAAGGTGCGTTCCATAGCGTCCCCGAGGATAGCAGGCTGGCCCGGACCGGGTGAGACCTCCACCCCCACCACCGGGCGCATGTGCACCTGTCCAGACTTGCCTGAAACCCCGTACAATGGGAAGGTGACCCACGATTCTCACCCTCGCCCATCCGGCGACGCGGCCCGCATCGCGCTGATCGCCTGCGCCGTTGCCGCCCTGGGCATGCTCCTCTTCCCCCTGGCCACCCTGGGCCGGGGCTTCAGTGCCGACGCCGTCCTGATGCACGTCACGGGCAGCGTCATGAACCTCACCTCCAACCAGCAGGCCCCGCTGCCCCCCACCGGCACGGTCTTGGCGCTGGCCTGGGCCGCACTGGCCGCGCTGCTCGTGACCCTGGCAGGCGCCTGGGGCCGCCAGCGCTGGTTCTGGGTGACGGGCCTCCTCACCTTCGGGCTGGCCACCGCCGCCGTGGTCGTGCTGGGCGGCGCCCTGGACGACCAGACCCGGCGCGTACTGGCCGACACGACCCTGCGCCCCGGCGCCAAGCGTCAGCTGGGGAACTTCTACGCCAGCGGCGGCATGAACCTGGGCCTGTTCCTCCCGGCCCTGGCGGGCCTGATCGCCGCCGGTGCGGGCCTGAGCGCCACGCCGCGCGTGTGGCAGGCGTTCAACCGCATGCGCAGCCTGCTGGTGCCCGCCGCCGCGATCGGACTGGCCGTGCTGGTCGGCGCGGTCGTCGTGCTGATCGTGCAGCCCAGCGTGAACCAGAGCGGCGCGCCCATGAGCCTGTGGGGCGCGTGGCTGGCCAAGTCGGACCTGGTGTACTTCGTGTACTCCACGCTGTTCGCGCCGGTCACGGCCCTGAACCCGCTGCTGGACAGCCTGAAGCTGGCCACGCCCCTGATCTTCACGGGTCTGAGCGTCGCGTTCGCCTTCCGCACGGGTCTGTTCAACATCGGTGCGCCGGGCCAGCTGACCATGGGTGCCATCGCCGCCATGCTAGTCGGCGTGTACGGCCCACCCAGCCTGGGCTACGGCCTGCTGGCCCTGAGCGTCCTCGCCGCCGCCGCCGGGGGCGCCCTGTGGGGAGCCATTCCCGGCCTCCTGAAGGCACGCTTCGGGTCCAGCGAGGTCATCAACACGATCATGCTGAACTACATCGCGTCTTCGGTGCTCGTGTTCCTGATCGGCAGCGACTCGTTCCCGTTCCTGGGCCGCGAGTACCCGCAACCGCTGAAGGCCGAAGGCTCGAACCCACAGAGTGAACTGCTGAACGGCGAGGCGCAGTTGCGTCCCCTCCTGGAGGTCCTGAACGTGGGGCAGAACGGTCAGGTGGCCCTGAGCATCGGCCTGCTGGTCGCGCTGGCCGCCTTCGTGATCGTGCGCCTCCTGGCGCGCAAGAACCGCACGCTGATCGCCCTGGCGGCCGCCGCCGTGCTGGGTGCCCTGACGTGGCGGATCGGGATTCCGGTCAGCGTCACCGGCAGTCAGCTGAACGGCGCGTTCCTGATCGCGCTGCTGTGCGCGGCGGGCTTCGGCATGCTGATGTGGCGCACCGCCGCCGGATACGCCCTGCGCGCCGTGGGCCTGTCCCCCAAGGCCGCCGAGTACGGCGGGATCAGCGTCGCGAAGAACACCATCCTGGCCATGACCATCGCGGGGATGTTCGCGGGTCTGGCCGGCACGCACTACGTGAACGGCGGCGCGCTCGACGAGTACCGCCTGAAGCAGAACATGCCCGTGAACGTCGGCTTCGACGGGATCGCCGTGGCGCTGATGGGCCAGAGCACCCCGGCGGGCGTCGTGGCGTCCAGCGTGCTGTTCGGCACCATCGACACCGGCGCGGTCAGCGTGACCACCAAACTCTCCAAGGTCAACAGTGACATCGTGACGGTCCTCAAGGCGTTGATCGTGTTGTTCATCGCCGCCGGGGGCTTCCTGAGCCGCCGCCTCACCTCTCCCCCACCGCCCGCACTGGCCGCCGCCGCGGACCGCCACGAGACGCCGGCCGCCGCTGACGTCACCAAGACCCTCACCCCGCAGCCGAACGTGGCCCAGGCCAGCGAGGACATCACCCGGGAAGGCAACAAATAATGGACGGCCTCATTGCACAGATCTTCACCACGGCGTTTCTCGCCACCTTCATCCGCAGCGTCGTGCCGCTGCTGCTGACCGCGCTGGGCGGCCTGTTCAGCGAACGCAGCGGCGTCGTGAACATCGCCCTGGAGGGCCTGATCATCTTCGGGGCGCTGTCGGCTGCCGTCAGCACACACCTGCTCACGCCCAGCCTGGGTGCGGCCGCCCCGTGGGTGGGGTGGCTGGCCGGGATGCTGGTCGGCGGTCTGATCGCCTGGATTCACGCGGTCCTGAGCATCAGGTACCGCGCCGATCAGGTGATCAGCGGCACGGCCATCAACC from Deinococcus soli (ex Cha et al. 2016) encodes the following:
- the ndk gene encoding nucleoside-diphosphate kinase; the encoded protein is MERTFAMIKPDGVRRGLTPEILARIQRKGYRVVGLKQMVIARETAEAHYGEHKERPFFGELVDFITGGPVVAIALEGENAIAGWRAMMGATNPANAAPGSIRADFATTTGENVTHGSDSTESAARELALFFQDGELLA
- a CDS encoding ABC transporter permease, with the translated sequence MTHDSHPRPSGDAARIALIACAVAALGMLLFPLATLGRGFSADAVLMHVTGSVMNLTSNQQAPLPPTGTVLALAWAALAALLVTLAGAWGRQRWFWVTGLLTFGLATAAVVVLGGALDDQTRRVLADTTLRPGAKRQLGNFYASGGMNLGLFLPALAGLIAAGAGLSATPRVWQAFNRMRSLLVPAAAIGLAVLVGAVVVLIVQPSVNQSGAPMSLWGAWLAKSDLVYFVYSTLFAPVTALNPLLDSLKLATPLIFTGLSVAFAFRTGLFNIGAPGQLTMGAIAAMLVGVYGPPSLGYGLLALSVLAAAAGGALWGAIPGLLKARFGSSEVINTIMLNYIASSVLVFLIGSDSFPFLGREYPQPLKAEGSNPQSELLNGEAQLRPLLEVLNVGQNGQVALSIGLLVALAAFVIVRLLARKNRTLIALAAAAVLGALTWRIGIPVSVTGSQLNGAFLIALLCAAGFGMLMWRTAAGYALRAVGLSPKAAEYGGISVAKNTILAMTIAGMFAGLAGTHYVNGGALDEYRLKQNMPVNVGFDGIAVALMGQSTPAGVVASSVLFGTIDTGAVSVTTKLSKVNSDIVTVLKALIVLFIAAGGFLSRRLTSPPPPALAAAADRHETPAAADVTKTLTPQPNVAQASEDITREGNK